A genome region from Taeniopygia guttata chromosome 5, bTaeGut7.mat, whole genome shotgun sequence includes the following:
- the LOC100221947 gene encoding carbohydrate sulfotransferase 9, with protein MNQKVLVFLLPNFVFGIFLFGLFCRRQKNLTDAFPNPTENWLAIQNGRKNTLASVCLKNNLNKPRNKLDSHVANQLFVEHKHKFIYCEVPKVGCSNWKRTIFLLQSDLNAEASEIEHDNIHHTSLIKRLVSYPPALQKEFLSNYTKVMFTRHPLERLVSAYRDKLLHSEPFYSTTVANEIRAMFRKNKNSPEKVSFQEFVNFILAKPPHTLDIHWKPMFLLCDPCNIHYDIVGKYETLGLDSEHVLKVIGAPESLQYPSLKRYGSEKRTDGDITLEYLRQLTSEQIEKIKKLYEMDFFLFNYSMKYEDYFSPND; from the exons ATGAACCAGAAGGTGTTAGTTTTCCTTCTTCCAAATTTTGTATTTGGGATATTTCTTTTTGGGCTTTTCTGTAGGAGACAAAAAAACCTAACGG ATGCTTTTCCCAATCCTACTGAAAATTGGCTGGCAATTCAAAACGGTCGGAAAAACACACTGGCTTCTGTCTGCCTGAAGAATAACCTTAATAAACCAAGAAACAAATTGGATTCTCATGTTGCAAACCAGCTCTTTGTGGAGCACAAGCATAAATTTATCTACTGTGAGGTGCCTAAGGTAGGCTGCTCCAACTGGAAGAgaactatttttcttcttcaatcAGACTTGAATGCAGAAGCTTCTGAAATTGAGCATGACAACATCCACCATACCTCACTAATCAAAAGGCTGGTGTCTTACCCTCCTGCCTTACAAAAGGAATTCCTAAGCAATTACACTAAAGTGATGTTCACCAGACATCCCTTGGAACGGCTGGTTTCAGCTTACAGAGACAAACTCCTGCACTCTGAGCCATTCTACAGTACCACTGTTGCTAATGAGATTAGGGCAAtgttcaggaaaaataaaaattctcctGAAAAAGTTAGTTTCCAGGAGTTTGTCAACTTCATTCTAGCAAAACCACCACATACTCTTGACATTCACTGGAaaccaatgtttctgctttgCGATCCTTGCAACATTCACTATGATATTGTGGGTAAGTATGAAACTCTTGGGTTGGACTCTGAGCATGTTCTGAAGGTCATTGGTGCACCAGAGAGCCTGCAATACCCCAGCTTGAAAAGATACGGCTCAGAGAAACGAACTGATGGTGATATCACCTTAGAGTACCTCAGACAACTGACCTCAGAACAAATTGAGAAGATTAAAAAATTGTATGAaatggatttctttttgttcaACTATAGTATGAAATATGAGGATTATTTTTCCCCGAATGACTAA